From Halorussus lipolyticus:
TCGGAAGAATGACAGAAGCACAACTCGAACTCCTCGAAGACCACGTTATCGTCCTCGGGTACGGCGACCTGACCGAACCGATTCTGAACGAACTCGACGGCCAATCCGAGTTCGTGGTCGTGACGCCGGACCCGGAGCGAGCCAGCGAACTCAACGACCGCGGATTCAAAGTCCTGAAGGCCGACCCGAGCGACGAGGAGCCACTCAGGCGGGTCGGCATCGAAGAAGCGCGGGCGGTCGTCGCCGCCACGAACAACGACGCCGAGGACGCGCTGGCCGTCCTGACCGCCCGCCAACTCAACCCCGACGTGCGCATCGTCGCCGCCGCCACCGACCGCGAGAACGTGGACAAACTCCGGCGGGCGGGCGCTGACTCGGTTATCAGTCCGGCCAGCATCGGCGGCCACCTCCTCGTTCGCTCGGCGCTCGGGAGCGACGGGATGGAGAGCGTGGCCGACCGACTCTCCGGCGAGTCGCCGAAAAGCTGAGACCCGGCGTCCGCACGGTCTGAGGCCCATCTGAGAAACATTTACCCACCTTTTTTGATTCTAAACCTGTCTTTCCCCAATCTAAGAGTTGCCTATAGCGCACCGTCAGACGCTGACGCTACTCGCCGCCGTTCGCGCTCTGGTCGCTTTCGCCGGGGTCGTAGAGCCAACGAATGTTGCCACTCTCCAGAACGAACGCAGGAATCTCCAAGTGCTACCCCCGGTGGACGATTGCCACGTCGCAGTCCAAATCGTGGAGACGCTCGAACGTCGGCGGCGAGACGAACCGCGAGGCCGCCGACCGGTCGGTACTCGCGCCCATCACCGTCAGGTCGTAGTACTCGTCGTTGGCTTCGAGGAAGGACTCGATGGACGACCGGGAGACGCGGGTCTCGAACGACCCTTCGAAGGCCTCCACGAGATTCGCCAGCGTAGTCTCGGTCGCCCGGCGCTCGTCCTCGCGGTCGATGCAGGTGCAGACACTGACCCGGCCAGACCGCCCCGAGACCCGGCGAGCGAACTCTATCATGGCGTGGGCCGTGTCGCCGGCGCGCCGGACCGGAACCAGCGTGCGCTTCCAGCGCTCTCGGGACGAGTCCGCCGACCGAAACGCCACCGTGTCGATGTTGCTCCGGAGCAACTCGCGGACGAACGACGAGAGGGTTCCCTTCTCCTCCTCGTAAGGCGTGACGATGAGGTCACAGTTGGTCTCTCTGGCGGTCTTGAGGACGGTCCGCGGGAGGTCGGTGCCGTCGCCGACCACGACCACCTGACAGGGCACCCCGACCTTGGTCTCGATACGGTCGGCCTCGGCCTCTAACTGCTTGGCGGCCTCCTCGGCGACCCGGACCTCCTCGGACTCCACGTCTCGGGCCGTTCCCGACCCGACCAGTTCGGTTTCGGACTCGTCGGTCGGCACCTGCATCGTCTGCTCGGCCTTCTCAACGTCGTCCTCGTCGATGACATCCAGCAGGACGACCTTGCCAGCGTCGTGGGCCGCCGCGAGTCGCGCGCCGAACATGGCGGCGGAGCGAGCGCGTTCTCCTCGCATCGGGACCAGCACGTGGTCGTCGCCCTTCGTGGACTGGTAGAGGTAGCGCGACCGGCGCTCGTAGAACTGCTCGCGCCAGACGTGGAAGGCGCTGGCGACGATAACGCTGGCGACGAACACCGACCCCACGAAGTCCACGAGGAACTCGTTGATGCCGGCGGGACTGGTGAACGCCGGCGCGATGAGCGCCAGCAGGGCGGTCGAGAACGCACTCGGTTCCTCGAAGTCCAGCGCCCACGTCGCTCCTCCGGTGAGGAAAATCGCCAGCGCGGCCTCGGCGGGCGAGACGAGGAGTTGGCTCGAACCGAGGGGGTCCCGAAGCGCGGTGTGGAGACCGAACCAGATGGCCGCAGTCCCGCAGAGTGCGCCGACCGTGAGGCCGCCGACGAACTTGGTCGGCGAGGCGTAGGTGCCCTCGGGGTCGGCGAACAGCGTGAACGTCCCCGACGCCAGCGGCGGGAACAGGACGAACGGAAGCACGTCCACCGAGTTCGAGATGGCCGTCACCAGCGCGATGAGGAGGGGGATGAGGAGCAGGACCGAGAGGTGAATCAGGTTCGAGGTGTGTTCTATCCACCGGCGAAAGTCCCGAATCTCCCGGCGCTCGAACCGACGCACTCGCCGGACTGCGGCGTGATAGCGCGTCCGCAGACTATCCAGCATTACCGACAGTTCGACGGTCCTTCCCCAAGTATCTGTTCGCTCTGGGAAAGAGGTGTTTGGATACGCAGGGAGTGTATTCAGATATGTAGCTGAAACCGGAGCGACGGTTTCGAAAGCCCTCGCGCGGTTCGCGGTCGCTCAGCGACATATCCGCCGCGCGCAGTCCTGCGCGCGGCGGATAGGGGTCGGCTGAGACGACCGAGATGAACGCGAACCACGCTCGCCCTTTCAGTCCACCGAGGAACGTGGAGTAGTCCACCGAGCAAAACGACTGACAATCTGCCGGCGAACGCTCGGCCGAACAACCGGCATGGATGCACTCGGTCAATCAACCGGCTGGGTGGGATGAAGGGGCCGGCCGGTCGCGCTTGCTTGGTCGTCTGAGTAGGCCACTATTCGGCGCGTGGGTGGTGCTGAGAACGCGCCGAATATCCTGCTCAGCGACCGCGACCGGCCGGGGGCTTCAAGAAGACACGACCACCTCGATTCTGCTGGTCGCCAGCTATTAAAAACAGGTGAAGACTTACTCAGCCAGTTCGACAACAGCATCGAGCGTAATCCGAATCGCGCGCTCGACGTTGTTCTTGGCCTTCTCGGGCAGTTCTTCGTCCTCGGTCTCGCCCTTCTGGGTGCCCTCCACGAGGTTGCCGTCCACCGTGCAGATGGCTCCGGCGGCCATGCCTCTGCGGCGGGTCAGCGAGAAGACCGCGGCGGCCTCCATCTCGACCGAGAGGATGTTTGCTTCTTCCCAGTCGGCGACGTACTCCTCGGTCTCGGCGTAGAAGGCGTCGTCGCTGGCGATGGGACCGACGTGGACCTCCTCGTCGTTCGCTTCCGCGGAGTCCACGAGCGACGTGAGGACATCGTAGTCCGGGACTGCGGGGTACTCCACGTCCTCGTAGCGCTTGCTGGTGCCCTCGTTCTTCGCCGCGCCGGTGGCGATAATCATGTCGCCGATTTCGATGCCCTCTTGGAGCGCACCGGTGGTCCCGACGCGGATGACCGTCTCGACGCCGACGTTTTCGAGTTCCTCGACCGCGATTGCGGCCGAGGGACAGCCGATTCCGGTCGAGCAGATGGTGAGTTCGGTGCCTTCGTACTCGGCGTTGACGACCTTGTACTCGCGGTTCTCGGCGACGACCTCGGAGCTATCGCAGAGGTTTGCGATGCGGTCCACGCGACCGGGGTCGCCGGGGATGAGCGCGATGTCGTTCAGGTCGCCCTCCTCGACGAGGAGATGGGGTTGTTTCGCCATGCGCGAACGTTGTCGGGAGAGGGAGAAAAAGCGTGAGGATTCGGCGTCGGGGCCGGCAACTCCGAGGAGAGACCGATAAAGACCCCTATACAATGCTTTAGAACAAAATTTTAATCTTTAGGCAAACAGAGAGTGCCCTCGAAGCCGACGACGAAGGCCAGCGGTCAGGAGTATCGGTCCTGAATGTCCCACTCGGTCCGGATGAGTTCGCCGATGCCGTGTTGCATTACGGCCTCACCGAGCGAGGTTGCCACGTAGTAGGAGTAGAGGCCGTCGGCCCCGCGCTCCTTCTCCAAGCGATTGCCCACGACGCCGACCGCCTCCAGTTTGTCGAGGTGGTAGTGGAGTTTGTTCGAGGGGATGTCGAGGGCGTCGGCGAGTTCGCTCGCGCTCAGTTCGCCCTCTCGCAGGAGTTCCGCGACGATTCGGTACCGGGTCTCCTCGCTGACCGCTCTCTGCATTGCGAGGTAGTCTTCGAGTTCGAGGACGCTCTCCTCGGGGAGCTTCGGGGGGTCGTAGCGTTCTGCTTTGGCCATGTTTACTCCATTCTAACCGGGTTAGTTAGGGACGAATGTTTCCACATGTCCCCACATGTTTTCACACGTTCCCACATGCTTCCACATGTTTCTAATAACCCTTAACACTTCTTGAGTCAACATCCGCTGAAACAGCCGCTATTTATAAATAGACGCAGTACATCGACCGAAAACGAATGCGAGACCGCCTCCTCGACACCCTCGACTCCACCACCCACTGGCGCTTTCTCGTCTACGTGATGGGGCCGTACAAGTCCCACGTCACCGAGAACGAGGAGATGTACGCTTTCCTCGAAATCGTCCGGGACGGCCTTCGGCGCGAGGGGTTCAACGCCTTCCTCGCCACCGACCCCGACATCCCACTGGACGAGATGGACGCCGGGACCCAGACACTCGAATTCGCCCGTGCGAGCAACGTCGTGCTGTTCGTCGTCCCCCACGAAGGAAAGAACCTCGGCGTCGGCATCGAGGTCGGGGCCGTCCTCGAAGACATGACCGACCGCCAGCGCGAACGCATCCTGTTCGCCCACGAAAAGGGTATTCGGAGTGCGATGATAGGCGCTGTCGGCGACCGGTGGAACGTCACGCGCCGGACGTTCGCCGACGAGGCCGACCTGCTCGACGAAGTGAAACTATTCGCCGCCGACGTGATTCGGAAGGAGGACACCGGCGAACTCCCCTTCCCGCCCGGCGAAGAAAGCTAAAACTGCCCGTCCAGAAACGCCCCAACGTCCTCGAACGTCGGCGCGGTCCGCGCGCCCTCCTCCATCGCGGCCAAGGCACCGCAGGCGTTGGCGAACTCAAGCGCCCGCTCGTAGTCCGCGGTCGGGCCGACGACGCTCCCGTCGCGCAGAAGCACCGCGAGGAACCCCGCGGCGAAGGCGTCTCCCGCGCCGGTGGTGTCCACGACCTCGGCGTCGAATCCGGGGTGGTCGATGGACGCCTCGGGGGTATCGACCTGCGCGCCCTCCTCGCCGTGCTTGATGACGACCACGCGACCGTGGAGTTCCGACGAGGGGTGTTCGAGGTCGCTGTCCAGAATCGTCCGGGCCTCGCGGTCGTTGAGAAACACCACGTCGGAGTAGGCCAGCGCCTCGCCGAAGTCGCGCTCGGCGAGTCGCCTGCCGGGGTCGAAGGAGACGCTCACGCCCGCTTCGGTCGCGGTCCGGGCCAACTCGGCCGCGGTGTCGGGGCGCTGGCTAGTCAGGTGGAGGTGGTCGGCGCTGGTGACGTACTCGGGGTCCACGTCGGCGGGCGTGACCGCCTCGTTCGCGCCCTCGTTGCCCAGCACCATGACCTCGCCCTCGTCGTCCACGATGAGGTACTTCGTGGTGGTCTCGCGGGCCTCGACCTCCAGCAGGTGCGAGCAGTCCACGCCCGCGTCGGTGAGTCCTCGGCGGACGAACTCGCCGGTTTCGTCGTCGCCGACGCTCCCGACCAGTCCGGTCTCGAACTCCATGCCCGCCAGCGCGACGGCGACGTTGGCGGCGCTTCCGCCGCCGGAGCGCCGCTGGGCGTCGATTCGGGCCTCGCCGTCCGGCTTCGGGAGGGCGTCCACTTGGAGGGTCACGTCCCAGTTGACGTGGCCGGCGGTTATCACTTCGACCATGGCTGGCGACTGGGGCGGCGATTTGCGAGCGACATACCGCCACGGTATGCACCCGGCCGTCAAAACGCTGGTGGGTCGGCTAGGTGACGAGTGAGTTTCTTCCTCGCTGGTCCGAACCGAGGTCGTCAGGGCCGACAAAACGATGTTTTAGAAAGCCCGCGACCGAGCGGCCCCTTTCAGTCCACCCAAACAGGGGTTTGTGGAATCAGGCTTTCGCCGGTGGAAAGCGCCATGGAGCGCGGGCGCTTGTCATCTCGCGCAGGTACGCGCACGAAACAAAATTAAATACCCGCGAAACACACCGATTTCGGTCCCCTACCCCGTCACGATGAACAGCAGGAGGTTGTGAACCCCCGGCCCGAGGCCCACCGCGGCGACCGCCCCGAGGAGCAAGTACCCCTCGGTCGGGTCCTCGCGGACGAAATCGGCGAAGAGGACGACCACGACCTCGGCGATGGCGAGTTTCACGAGGACGAACAGCCATCCGACGCCGAAGGTCTCTGCTGTCGGAAGCGAGGCCGCAACGTCGAGGACGGCCCGCGAGATGGGGGTGCGCTCGCCGAATCCGAGCAGGTCCACGCCGACCGCGGTCGAAACCGCGTCGAGCGAGTGACTGAACAGCACCAGCGCGCCGGTCGCGCCGGTCGCGGCGGTTACGCTCGGATGGGTCCACCGGGTCGCACCCCAGAGAATCCCGGCGAGGAGGAAGGCGAGGACGGCACCCACAAGCGGCCAGAACAGTCGGAGGCCGCCAGCACCTCGGGCGAGGGCGTAGGCGACGACTGCGCTGGCGGCCAGCACGCCGACAGCGACGACCGGCCTCGCGGGGTCGATGTCGGTCCGTATCGCTGTCAACCAGACCAGTCCGGCCGGAACGAAGGTCGTGAGGTAGACCGCCGGAGTCCCGAGCAGTGGGCTGACGACCTCGGGCACCCACTCCAAGACGTGGAGGACGTGGAGGCTCGACCCGACGACGACCCACGGCGTCAGCGCGAGGACGGTCCGGTCGGAGACGTGGGGGTCCGACCGGGCGAGCGCCCCGGCGACGAGCGCAACCGCCGCGAGGAGGCCCACGAGGTACGGGAGCGGCGGGAGCGCGAAACCCTCTGGAAGCACCATGCCGAAAACCCGGAAGCGCGTGGCCGAAAGGTTTGCGGTCGGACGCGAGTCCGACTCTCGCGCCGGAGACGGTCTCAGGTGTTCGCTTCGACGACCGACACCGCGTTGTAGGCGGCGTCGTCGCCGGTGTTAGCAACCGTGACGCTCAGGGTTGCTTGGCCGACCGGGAGGACGCCCTCGTACTCGGGTTCCTCGTGCTGGTGGACGCCGTAGTCCACGACCGCGAAGTCCTCGTCGGTCCCCGACAGCGAGTCGCGGAAGACGTGGATTCGATTGCGCGCAGACCGGACCGCGCGGCCGGCCTCGTCGTCCAATAGCTCCTCCATCCGGAGGAGTTCGTTGTCGATTTCGTCGAGGACGCCCTCGCGGTCGGCGAGGTCCCGGTCGGCGAAAGCGTCGAGTCGGTCCCGGACGGTCTCGAACTCGTCTGCGACCTCCTCGTCGGTGTGCTGGCGGGCACGCTCCAAGTCGTCTCGGATGTCGATAATCGCAGGTACGGATGACACAGTGTTCCCCCGCCGAAAGTCTGGGACCGGGACGAAGAAGTGTCCTCCGGCGGGGCGTTCGATTTATTCTCCTCGGGACCCAACTCCATTGGGGGTTCGACCATGAGTGAGACAACCACGGACAGCGACAACACTGGGGGGTACATCTCGGCCGCGACCGCACTGCTCGGCGCGTGGCTCATCGTCGGCGTGTTCGTCTTCTCGCCGATGCCGGACGCCAACTTCTGGAACGACATCATCGTCGGCGGCGCAATCGGGACCATCGCGGGCTACAACGCGATACAGTCCGACGACCGGGGTATCAACACCGGGGCCGCGTCGCTGGTCGCCCTGTTGGGCCTCTGGATGGTCATCGCACCGTTCGTCTTCGAGACGACCGGGGCCGCGTCGTTCTGGAGCGACGTCCTCACCGGCGCGCTGGTCGCGGTGCTGGCGGGCTACAACGCCTATCGTTCCCGCGAGACCGACCGCCGCGCCACGACCGCCGAGGCCGAGACCCCGTAGATTCAAGCCGGTCCTTTTTCGGTGAGAATCAGTCTAAGAAATATTTGCACGACTATTAGACACAAGTATATCAGCTAAGCAACGAATCGTATTTCTTTCCCCGTTATTTCGACGGGTGGACGCGAACCGCTCGGAACGCGACCACCGCAGAATTGCTATCTCGACATACGGTTTATCGCGGCGGTAGTGGGGTGCGACCCGCGGTAGAACGCGGTTCGGGCCACATCGCAGGCCGCGTTCACGGAGACCGACGACCATCTTCGACCGACGACGCCGACGGAACGACACCCAGCGACCAGATTCGCCGAGACGAGTCCGCGGACGAGGACCACTGACCGCTTCGAACCTCCTCGCGCGCTGGGGGCCGACTACCAGCTACCCCTTCGACCGGAGAGTGCGAGGACCCGCTGAGTCAGTCGCCCGCAATCCCAACTCGCCACCCTGAAACCGGGGATTAGACCGGGAAAGACCGGCGTCGCCGACGCCGGGCCGCTGTTCCCGAGCGCGACTGATTCGCGGGGTTCGGTCCGAGTGCCGGCACTCGTCCAGTCGGCGCTATCGGCTATCGTTTCCGCAATGCTCTCGTCGGCGCGCGTAGAACTGCGCGCGCCGAGGAGTACACCACTGAAACGCCAAATCACCTCGACAGAGAATGGTAATCCAGCAACTAGTTCGAGATTCCGGGGTCGCTTTCGCTACGCGAGGAGACCCCGGTATCGTCGCTCGGGTCCCAAACCCAGACTTCCCCAATTCGACTTCCCTACCGACCGACCCGGCCGCTCTCGTCCGGCCGCCGAACTGGATTTTGCGGAAAACGCCCGCACGGCGAAGCATCGTCGGTCGAATCGCAGGGTCGAAAACAGCTGTGAGCATGCTATAAACCAGTAAGCGGTATATTAAATCTGTCTCGGGGCGGCGTCACCTCTCCGAGGCCAATCGTAGAGTAGCAAAGCACCTTTTTTCTCCGGGCCGAACCCCGCTGTATGAGCGACGACCGAGACGAACTCGCGTGGGACCTCCTCGATTCGGAGGTCGCTTACTCGTGTCCCGGATTCGACGTGCGCCGCGAGGAGGTCCGCCTCCCGGACGGCACCGAAACCGACTTCGACTACCTCTCGGAACCCGAGAGCGTCGTGGTCCTCCCGTTCACCCCCGACGGCGAAGTCGTCGTCATCGAGGAGTGGCGACAGGCGGTCCGGCGGGTCAACCGAAGCCTCCCGGTCGGCGGAATGGAACCCGAGGACGACGACCGGGAGTCGGCGGCCCGCCGCGAACTCCGCGAGGAGACCGGTCACGAGGCCGAAACCGTGGAGTTTCTGACCAGCGTCGAACCGGCAAACGGGGTGGCGAACTCGGTCCTGCACTTCTTCGTGGCCCGCGGGTGTACCCCGACCGCCGAGCAGGAACTGGACCACAACGAGTCGATTCGGGTGGACACGACCACGCTGGACGAACTGCGGGAGCATATCCGAGAGCGCGATATTCGAGACGGGCGGACGACACTCGGACTGCTCTACTACGAGGCGTTCGGGACCGCAGACGAATAGGACGAGTTGCAGTCCGGCGCGGAACCGGACCGACGCGGGAGAACGGAACCCTTACCCTCGTCCTCGGGCTATTCCGCGCCAATGAGAGACCACTTCGAAATCCGCGACCAAGACGGTCTGGGTCGCATCGGGGAACTCTCGGTCCCGCGTGCCGGCGTGACCGTCGAGACCCCCGCACTCCTACCGGTCATCAACCCCCACGTCCGAACCGTCGAACCCTCGCGCCTCGAATCCGAGTTCGGCGCGGAGATTCTGATTACGAACTCCTACATCTTCTACGGAAGCGACGACTACCGCGAGGAGGCGCTCGACAGGGGCCTCCACGACGTGCTGGACTTCGACGGAGCCATCATGACCGACTCGGGGTCGTTCCAGTTGGCCGAGTACGGCGAAATCGACGTGACCACCCCCGAAATCCTCCAGTTCCAGCATGACATCGGGAGCGACATCGGGACGCCCGTAGACATCCCGACGCCGCCGGACGTGCCCCGCGAGGAGGCCGAGGACGAACTGGCCACGACCCAAGAGCGCCTCGAAGTCGCCGAGGGCGTCGAGGTCGGCGACATGCTGGTCAACGCGCCGGTACAGGGTTCGACCTACCCCGACCTGCGCGAGGAGGCCGGTCGCCACGCCGAGGCCACCGACTTGGACGTGTTCCCGGTCGGTGCGGTCGTCCCGCTGATGAACGACTACCGCTACGCCGAGATGGTGGACGTGGTTGCCGGGGCCAAGCGCGGTCTGGGCGCGGACGCGCCGGTCCACCTGTTCGGCGCGGGCCACCCGATGATGTTCGCGCTGGCGGTGGCGATGGGGTGCGACCTGTTCGACTCGGCGGCCTACGCCCTCTACGCCCGCGACGACCGGTATCTCACCGTCCGGGGTACCGAGCAGATGGACGATTTGGACTACTTCCCCTGCTCGTGTCCGGTCTGCGCCGAGTACACCCCCGCCGAGATGCGGAGTCTGGCCGACCGAGAGCGCGAGGAGCTACTGGCCGAACACAACCTGCACGTCACCTTCCAAGAGATGCGGACGGTCAAGCAGGCGCTCCGCGCCGGAAATCTGCTGGAACTGGTCGAGACTCGCGCTCGCGCTCACCCCGCGATGCTCGACGGCTACCGCGCGCTCACCGACCACGCCGACCAACTGGAGCGCGAGGACTCGGTGTCGAAAGGGGCCTTCTTCTACCTCTCGGGCGAGAGCGCCCGCAGACCCGAGGTCGTGCGCCACCACCAGCGCCTCGAACGCCTGAACCCCGAGGGCGAGGTCCTCTTGACGGAGGGCGGCCGGAGCGACCGCTACGACGAGTCGTGGCGCGTCGTCGCCCCGTTCGGTCCCTTCCCGCGGGACCTCTCGGAGACGTACCCGCTGACCGCCGAGGTGCCCGAGGAGATGGACGCCGAGGGGTACCGCTCGGCCGCGGAGGGAATCGCCCGACTCGTAGAGGCTAACCCCGAGACAGAATTCACGCTGGCCTACCACGACTGGCCCGAGAGCGCGCTGAAGGTGGTCCCCGAGCGAATCGACACGGTTGACCTCGCGGAGTAAATTCTAGCCGTCTTTCACTCTCATAATTATTTCTAAGAGCACTCTTTTGATGTTCAATACACTGAAAGACATTTGTTTGTCGAGGCACGCTCGCGGCGTGCCGAGAGTTACAGTAACGATGCGTCCGCGCCCGTAGTCGAAAACACGGAACACGAAATCCGACGCCGAGGACTCGCAAGA
This genomic window contains:
- a CDS encoding HPP family protein; its protein translation is MLDSLRTRYHAAVRRVRRFERREIRDFRRWIEHTSNLIHLSVLLLIPLLIALVTAISNSVDVLPFVLFPPLASGTFTLFADPEGTYASPTKFVGGLTVGALCGTAAIWFGLHTALRDPLGSSQLLVSPAEAALAIFLTGGATWALDFEEPSAFSTALLALIAPAFTSPAGINEFLVDFVGSVFVASVIVASAFHVWREQFYERRSRYLYQSTKGDDHVLVPMRGERARSAAMFGARLAAAHDAGKVVLLDVIDEDDVEKAEQTMQVPTDESETELVGSGTARDVESEEVRVAEEAAKQLEAEADRIETKVGVPCQVVVVGDGTDLPRTVLKTARETNCDLIVTPYEEEKGTLSSFVRELLRSNIDTVAFRSADSSRERWKRTLVPVRRAGDTAHAMIEFARRVSGRSGRVSVCTCIDREDERRATETTLANLVEAFEGSFETRVSRSSIESFLEANDEYYDLTVMGASTDRSAASRFVSPPTFERLHDLDCDVAIVHRG
- a CDS encoding nucleoside phosphorylase, whose translation is MAKQPHLLVEEGDLNDIALIPGDPGRVDRIANLCDSSEVVAENREYKVVNAEYEGTELTICSTGIGCPSAAIAVEELENVGVETVIRVGTTGALQEGIEIGDMIIATGAAKNEGTSKRYEDVEYPAVPDYDVLTSLVDSAEANDEEVHVGPIASDDAFYAETEEYVADWEEANILSVEMEAAAVFSLTRRRGMAAGAICTVDGNLVEGTQKGETEDEELPEKAKNNVERAIRITLDAVVELAE
- a CDS encoding ArsR/SmtB family transcription factor, giving the protein MAKAERYDPPKLPEESVLELEDYLAMQRAVSEETRYRIVAELLREGELSASELADALDIPSNKLHYHLDKLEAVGVVGNRLEKERGADGLYSYYVATSLGEAVMQHGIGELIRTEWDIQDRYS
- a CDS encoding DUF7509 family protein — its product is MRDRLLDTLDSTTHWRFLVYVMGPYKSHVTENEEMYAFLEIVRDGLRREGFNAFLATDPDIPLDEMDAGTQTLEFARASNVVLFVVPHEGKNLGVGIEVGAVLEDMTDRQRERILFAHEKGIRSAMIGAVGDRWNVTRRTFADEADLLDEVKLFAADVIRKEDTGELPFPPGEES
- a CDS encoding carbohydrate kinase family protein — its product is MVEVITAGHVNWDVTLQVDALPKPDGEARIDAQRRSGGGSAANVAVALAGMEFETGLVGSVGDDETGEFVRRGLTDAGVDCSHLLEVEARETTTKYLIVDDEGEVMVLGNEGANEAVTPADVDPEYVTSADHLHLTSQRPDTAAELARTATEAGVSVSFDPGRRLAERDFGEALAYSDVVFLNDREARTILDSDLEHPSSELHGRVVVIKHGEEGAQVDTPEASIDHPGFDAEVVDTTGAGDAFAAGFLAVLLRDGSVVGPTADYERALEFANACGALAAMEEGARTAPTFEDVGAFLDGQF
- a CDS encoding DUF63 family protein translates to MVLPEGFALPPLPYLVGLLAAVALVAGALARSDPHVSDRTVLALTPWVVVGSSLHVLHVLEWVPEVVSPLLGTPAVYLTTFVPAGLVWLTAIRTDIDPARPVVAVGVLAASAVVAYALARGAGGLRLFWPLVGAVLAFLLAGILWGATRWTHPSVTAATGATGALVLFSHSLDAVSTAVGVDLLGFGERTPISRAVLDVAASLPTAETFGVGWLFVLVKLAIAEVVVVLFADFVREDPTEGYLLLGAVAAVGLGPGVHNLLLFIVTG
- a CDS encoding DUF7553 family protein encodes the protein MSSVPAIIDIRDDLERARQHTDEEVADEFETVRDRLDAFADRDLADREGVLDEIDNELLRMEELLDDEAGRAVRSARNRIHVFRDSLSGTDEDFAVVDYGVHQHEEPEYEGVLPVGQATLSVTVANTGDDAAYNAVSVVEANT
- a CDS encoding SPW repeat protein: MSETTTDSDNTGGYISAATALLGAWLIVGVFVFSPMPDANFWNDIIVGGAIGTIAGYNAIQSDDRGINTGAASLVALLGLWMVIAPFVFETTGAASFWSDVLTGALVAVLAGYNAYRSRETDRRATTAEAETP
- a CDS encoding NUDIX hydrolase; its protein translation is MSDDRDELAWDLLDSEVAYSCPGFDVRREEVRLPDGTETDFDYLSEPESVVVLPFTPDGEVVVIEEWRQAVRRVNRSLPVGGMEPEDDDRESAARRELREETGHEAETVEFLTSVEPANGVANSVLHFFVARGCTPTAEQELDHNESIRVDTTTLDELREHIRERDIRDGRTTLGLLYYEAFGTADE
- the tgtA gene encoding tRNA guanosine(15) transglycosylase TgtA — translated: MRDHFEIRDQDGLGRIGELSVPRAGVTVETPALLPVINPHVRTVEPSRLESEFGAEILITNSYIFYGSDDYREEALDRGLHDVLDFDGAIMTDSGSFQLAEYGEIDVTTPEILQFQHDIGSDIGTPVDIPTPPDVPREEAEDELATTQERLEVAEGVEVGDMLVNAPVQGSTYPDLREEAGRHAEATDLDVFPVGAVVPLMNDYRYAEMVDVVAGAKRGLGADAPVHLFGAGHPMMFALAVAMGCDLFDSAAYALYARDDRYLTVRGTEQMDDLDYFPCSCPVCAEYTPAEMRSLADREREELLAEHNLHVTFQEMRTVKQALRAGNLLELVETRARAHPAMLDGYRALTDHADQLEREDSVSKGAFFYLSGESARRPEVVRHHQRLERLNPEGEVLLTEGGRSDRYDESWRVVAPFGPFPRDLSETYPLTAEVPEEMDAEGYRSAAEGIARLVEANPETEFTLAYHDWPESALKVVPERIDTVDLAE